Proteins encoded together in one Drosophila albomicans strain 15112-1751.03 chromosome 2R, ASM965048v2, whole genome shotgun sequence window:
- the LOC117573185 gene encoding spermidine synthase: MDAISNGWFSEIQDDLWPGQSFSLKIKQLLHKEKSKFQDIQVVETETYGRCLILDGIIQCTSRDEFSYQEMISFLPLCCHPNPEKVLIVGGGDGGVAREVVKHPLVKEVHQVEIDDRVVELSKKYLPSMACGFESEKVKLTIGDGFEYMKNHKNEFDVIITDSSDPIGPAVSLFQDSYYELLKNALREGGVVCSQGGSFWLDFDYVKKTMNGCKLHFPKVGYAITSIPSYPCGHIGFIIGSLDANRCLRDPIKKFESTEIDSLHLKYYTSQIHSAAFTLPRWIEKHFYA; this comes from the exons ATGGATGCTATTTCCAACGGATGGTTTAGTGAAATCCAGGATGATTTGTGGCCCGGTCAATcgttttcattgaaaattaagCAGCTTCTTCATAAAGAAAAGTCAAAATTCCAAGACATTCAAGTGGTTGAAAC tGAAACATATGGAAGGTGTCTAATATTAGACGGAATCATTCAATGCACATCCCGAGATGAATTTTCATATCAagaaatgatttcatttttgccGCTTTGTTGCCATCCTAATCCAGAGAAAGTTCTGATTGTTGGTGGCGGAGATGGCGGTGTGGCTCGCGAAGTTGTAAAGCATCCATTGGTTAAGGAAGTGCATCAAGTAGAAATTGACGATCGAGTTGTTGAATTGTCTAAGAAATATCTTCCTAGTATGGCTTGCGGTTTTGAGAGCGAAAAAGTAAAACTTACTATCGGTGATGGCTttgaatatatgaaaaatcacaaaaatgaatttgatgtGATTATAACCGATAGTTCAGATCCAATCGGTCCTGCGGTCAGCTTATTCCAAGATAGTTACTATGAGTTACTCAAAAATGCCCTACGAGAAGGAGGTGTAGTGTGCTCTCAAGGCGGAAGTTTTTGGTTAGATTTTGATTACGTTAAAAAAACCATGAATGGTTGCAAATTGCACTTTCCAAAAGTTGGCTATGCAATAACTTCTATCCCGTCGTATCCATGTGGTCATATAGGATTTATAATAGGATCCCTAGATGCAAACAGATGTCTTCGTGATCCAATAAAAAAGTTTGAGTCAACAGAAATTGATTCGTTACATTTGAAATACTACACAAGCCAAATTCATTCAGCAGCTTTCACATTACCGCGATGgattgaaaaacatttttacgCCTAA